The genomic region GACGCGATGTCGTCGGCGATGTAGTCGAGCTCCCACCCCGCTGCCTCGGCCATCGCCACGGCACGCTCGATACCCAGGTCGCCGAGCTTCCACCGCCCCCGCACGATGGCCAGCGAGCGTGAACGACGCGGCAGCTGGCCACTGTCCCGCAGCTCGGTGAGCGCGTGCACGAAGCCCGGGCCGTAGTTGATGTCGCTGGGGCAGATCTGGAAGATGTGTCCGTACCGGCCGGGGTTGTGCTCCACGAGCCGCACCATGGACTCGAGCGTCGCGGCGTGCAGGTACGGCGCACCGTGCTCGGCGGCGATCTCGTGCGCGACCTCCTGGTCGCCCAGGTACCCCGACACCAGGGCGTCCACGTCGCGTCCGGCGAGCTCGGAGAAGGCTGACCGGATGGACTCGCCGTCCTTGATGTCGAGGTCGACGTTGACGAGCTCGACCGGACGCCCACCGATCCCGCCGCGGAGGTTGACCTGGTCGATGGCCAGCTGGCTGGCTCGGATCATCTCCTCCCCGTCCTCGGCGATCTCCCCGGTCACGGGGAAGGCGCTGCCGAGCAGGATCGGGCGGCGCACCGAGCGCCTGCGCGTGGTGGGCGCCGATGCACTGTCCCCTCGTCTCGACAACCCTCCGGAGGACGCCGGGGCCCTGGTCGCGTCCGGGTCGCTCAGGATGCCGTGCAGCAGGCGGTCGAAACCGTGGGGCCCGCCGGTGACCGGCAGGAGGATGAGGCTCTCCTCGAGCGCGGTCACCGCAGCGGCGGCCCGGGAGCGCACCTGGAGCTTGCCGAGGACCCGTTCGACGTGCGTGGTGACGGTGCGCACGCTGGCCCACAGCCGCTCGGCGATCTCGGCGTTGCCCAGACCGCCGGAGAGCAGCGTGAGCACCTCCAGCTCCCGTTGGGTCAGGGAGTAGGGAGGCTCGCTGTCCTCCACCCAGGACAACGACGTGCGCCCACCGACCCCCGCACTGCGCACCGTGGCGAAGACCAGCCGGCGGGACTCGTCGCGCCAGTAGAAGGACAGCTCGTGCGCGCCCTGCAGCCGACCGGCCCTGCGGGCCAGCTCCAGCAGCTCCTGCCAGGCGCCGGGGCCCTGGGCCAGGCTCACGCCGCGGGCGGAGGCCGGCTCTCCGTGCCTGTCGAGCACCACCTCGTGGACGGCGGCTCCGGGCACGGGCGGGCGGGCGTTGGCGGGCACGTCTTCTCCGATCTCTGCGAACCTGGGCCCGAGCCCGTCCCAGACTCTAGGGCCGGGCGCCGGATGGCCAGTGGCGTCGTGCGTCCCGAGTCCGAACCGTGAGGAGGCCGTGATCGGCTCGGGTCACGAGCGCCGGCGCGACCACGAGTCCAGCCCGACGGCGAGGAGCACGATGGTGCCCTTCGCGATCAGCTGCCAGTTCTGCGAGAGGTTGAGGCTGTAGAACAGGTTCGTCAGGGTCGCGAAGATCAGCAGCCCCACGACGGTGCGCCACACCGCGCCCTCGCCACCTCGCAGCGAGGTGCCTCCCACGATCACGATGGCGATCGCGTCCAGCGCGACGTTGGCGCCGACATCGGCCTGTCCCACGCCCAGCCGTGACGCATCGATCGTGCCTGCGAAGGCCGCCAGGGCGCCGGTGAGCACGTACACGCTGGCCGTGAGGTCGTTGACCCGCAGCCCCGACAGCCAGCCCGCCTCGTGGTTGCCGCCGATCGCGTAGATGTTGCGGCCGTAGCGGGTCAGCGCGAGCAGCACCCCACCGGCGACGAAGGTGAGGGCAAGGACCAGGATCGGGGTGGGAACCCCGGCCACGCTCGACCGGGCGAGCACCTTGAACTGCGGGTCGGAGACGATGAAGGGCGCCGAGCCGGAGTAGAGGTAGGCCACTCCCGAGATCACGGAGGCACTGCCCAGGGTGGCCACGAACGGGTTGATCCCGACCCGGGCGACGAGCAGTCCGTTGAGCACGCCACAGACCAGGCCGGCCCCCAGCGCGGCGGCGAGCCCCAGGCTCGGTGAGCCCGTCGAGATCGCGACGCCGGCCGCCACCGTGGCCCCCAGGGCGTACGTCGCTCCGACCGAGAGGTCGAAGCCGCCGGAGATGATGACGAAGGTCATGCCGAGGGCGACGATCCCGACCGCGGTGTTCTGCAGGAGCAGGTCGCGCAGGTTCTCCGGCGACACGAACCCCGGGTAGAGGACGGTGGCGAGCACCACCAGGCCGGCCAGGACCAGGATCATGGCGTAGCGCTGCAGGAGGGCCGCGGGCCCGGGACGCTCGCGCGACCCCGTGCTCGGTGCCGCGACCCGGGTCGGCGGCGAGGCGAGGTCAGTGGGCTGGTTCATGCTTCTCTCCTGGGCTGAAGCCGTGGTGGACCACGGCGTCGACGGTGAACTCGGGGTCGTCGGCGGATATCTCGCGCACGACACGTCCATGGGCGAAGACGAGGAGCCGGTTCGCGATGGCGAGGACCTCCTCGAGCTCCGAGGACGTCACCACCACGGCGGCGCCCTCCTCGGCCAGTCGGACGAGCGAGGTCAACACCTCGGCCTTGGCGCCGATGTCGATGCCTCGGGTGGGTTCGTCGATGAGGAAGACGTCAGGTCGGTGGCCGGCCCACTTGGCCAGGAGCACCTTCTGCTGGTTGCCCCCGGACAGGTTGCGCACCGGCTCGCCGAGGCGGCGGCGGTCGAAGGCGAAGAACTCGCCGGTCCGGCCCGCCTCGGCGCGCTCGGCACCTCGGTCGAGGAAGGGACGTCCGCCACCGGGGCGGCCCAGCCAGTAGTTGCTGGCACCGTCCATCCCCAGCACGAGAGCCTGCTTGCGCGACTCCGGGACCATCACGACGCCCGCGTCGACGCTGTGCCGGACCCGCCCGGGCCAGCTGCGCTCCTCGCCGCGCAGGCGCAGGACCCCGCGCGACGCCGGCTCGGCCCCGGCCAGGGAGCGCAGGAAGGTCGTGCGCCCCGAACCGACCAAGCCCCACAGACCTACGATCTCTCCGGCGCGCGCGGTCATGGCGATGTCGCTGAGGACGCCCGGCAGGTTCACGTCCTCGACGTGGAGGACCTCCGCTCCCAGCGGGTGGCTGCCCCGGTCGGCGAGCTTGTCGACGGCCCGACCCACCATGTGCTCGATGAGCGTGGGCCGGGTCCACTCCGAGCGTGCGGCGCTGCGCACCACGGCCCCGTCGCGCAGCACCGTGATCGTGTCGCTGAGGTCGAGCACCTCGTCGAGGTTGTGGCTGACGAACACGATGGTCGTGCCCCGCGCCGTCAGCGTGCGCAGCACCCGGTAGAGCGTCTCGCGCTCGTGCTCGGCCAGGGCGGCGGTCGGCTCGTCGAGGACCACGATCCTCGCGTCGCTCTGCACACCGCGCATGATCTCCAGCATCTGCTGCTGGGAGACCGAGAGCGCGCGCACCGTCGCGTCTGGCGGCACGTGCACGTCGAGCTCCTCGCACAGCTCGAGGTAGCGGCGACGCATCCAGCGTCGGTCCAGCAGACCGCGCCGGGTGCGGGTCTGCCCGAGGAAGACGTTCGCCTCCGCGGACAGCCCCGGCACCATGGTCAGCTCCTGGTAGACGGTCACCAAGCCGTGCTCGCGGCTCTCCCGCGGGTCGGCGCCACGCAGGCGCCGGCCGAACACCTCCACGGTGCCGCCGTCGACTCCGAGCCGACCGCTGATCATGCCGAGCAGGGTGGACTTGCCGGCTCCGTTCTCGCCCACGAGGGCGTGCACCTCCCCGGAGCGGACGGTGAGGTCGGCACCCTGCACGGCGACGGCGCCGCTGAACACCTTGCGAGCGCCTCGGCACGCGATGGCCGGGACCGTGTCCGCCTCGGGGGCAGGACGTGTCGCGAGTGGCATGTGGTTCTCCTGGCGGTGGGTGGTCGAGCAGCGGGCGGGCTCAGTACTCCGCGGTGAACTCGTCGACGTTGTCGGGCGTCGCGAACGGCGTACCGGGCAGCGAGTCGGACTCGGCGAGGTTGACGAAGGCAGCCACGTCCTCGCCCGAGACGTAGTCGGCGACCGCCTCGATGGCCTCACGCGTCTCCTGGCGGGGCAGCATCATCACCGAGCTCTCCAGCCCCCCGGACCGCAGCTGCGACAGCGCCCACTCGTCGCCACCGAAGTCGTAGATCTCCACGTCCTTGCCGCCCACGGCCTCCACCACGCCGCGGGTCATGCCCGAGAAGTTCGACATCACGATGTCGATGTCGGGGTTGGCCTGCACGATGGTCTGGGCCGCGTCGAACGCCTTGGGGGTCGTGTAGTCGGTGGTCTGCTGTGCCACCACCTCGAATCCCTCCGCGTCCTCGAACGCCTGGGCGGCATCGAAGAAGCAGATCGTGTTGGCGTTGAGGTCGGGACCCGAGATCAGGCCGATCTTGGCGCCCTCGGGGTGGGAGTCGATGACGTCCTGCACCCAGGCCTGGTAGACGTCGAGGGTCTGGCCGCCGACGTAGGTCACGGTGCCCGGCTGGTAGGTCTCCTCGCCGAGATTGGTCGCCCGACCACAGATCGGCAGGTTGAAGACGGAGACCAGGACGTCCTTCTCGGGAGCCTCCTGGGTGAGGATGTCGCAGACCAGGTTGCCGTCGTTGGGCTCGACCACGAAGGCGTTGTACTTGCCGCTGGTCAACGCCTGCTGCATCTGGTCGTACTGGGTCTGCGCGTTGAACTCGCCGTCGAAGACGTCCAGCTCGGCGCCGATCTCGTCGGCGACGGTGTTGGCCTCGTCGATGGAGGCCTGCAGGTAGGAGTTGCTGCTGCCGGCGGAGAAGTAGGCGATCTTGAGGTCGGACGGGTCGTCGACGGGGGCGTCGATGATCTCGACGTCGCCGCTGCCGCTGGCAGCGGTCTCGCTGACGCCGCTGGAGCACGCAGCGACCGAGAGGCAGGTGGCGACGGCCAGGGCAGCGACGTAGGGGGTGCGGTGGATTCTCATGGGTGTCCTCACTGGGGAGCCGGCCTGCGCCGGCGGATGGTTGTTGCGGATCCGAGAGGAACGGCGTCGTTGCCGTGGTGGAGAGACGGCGCTCAGTCGCTCCAGCAGTCGTAGATCTCGCTCAGGGAGGCGAACCAGACACCGTCGTGGCCCGCCATGTGGGTCAGCAGCCGCTCCATGCCGAGCAGGTGGTGGGCGCGGCCGATGGTCTGCGGGTGCACCGTGATGGCCAGCACGGGGTTCGTCTCACGCTCGTAGGCGAAGTCGAAGTGGTCCTGGAACCGCTGGAACATCACCTCGGCCGAACCGAGGCCCTGGTTGACGCCGGGGATGTACTCGCCGACCGGGAAGTCGTCGAGGTACCAGGAGACCGGCAGCTCCAGGATCGGGCTCGCGGGCCCCCGGACGGAGCCCTCCTCCCAGCGCACCTCCACCGGGCGCGGACGGTAGGGCTGGAAGTCACGACCCATGAGCGAGGAGTCCCACTCGAAGCCGGTCTTCTCCAGCAGCGCGAGAGTGTGCTCGGTGAAGTCCCAGGCCGGGGAGCGGTAGCCCCGTGGGCGCTTGCCCACGTGCTTGAGGTGACCCTCGATGGTCTGCTCCATCAGGCGGACCTCGGTCTCCTCGTCCAGCGAGGGCACGGACTCGTGGTAGCAGCCGTGCGCGGCGATCTCCTGGTCGGCCTCCACGATGGTCGCGAACGCCTCGGGGAACGTCTCCATCGAGTGCACCGGCGTGCACCACGTTCCTGTGACACCGAAGCGGTCGAAGAGGTCGAGCACCCGCGGGACACCGACCTCGGCGCCGAACTCTCCCCGGGAGAGGTAGCTGGGGCTGGTCTTGCCGAAGGTGCCCATCCACACGGAGTGGGCGTCGAAGTCACAGCCGATGTTGACGGCGATCTTCTTGCCTGGAGGCAGGGTGAGCGGCATCAGGAGTCCTTTCGAGGGCGTGGAGCCGGGTCAGAGCGAGACGTGGTCGTACTTGGCGTACAGGTCCTTGCGGCGACCGCGGTCCGTGTAGGTGGTCGCGGCGCCGGAGCGGCGGTTCTCGTGCAGCAGGTCGAGGTCGAGCTCGTGGACCACGACGTCCTCGACGTTGGTGCGGGCCTCCACCAGCACCCCGTCGGCGGGGAAGACCAGGTCGCAGGGTGAGAGCACCGAGGCACGGGCCCAGCCAGGAGAGAGCGGCGACTCGAGGTGGGAGACGGTCGGGCTGTGCACGACGTACACCTGGTCCTCGATGGCCCGGGCGGCCGCGCAGTGCCGCACCCGCCAGAAGCCGGCCTCGGTGAACGTGTACGACGGCACCAGGAGCACCTCGGCACCCATGGCCGTCAGGGTGGTGCTGACCTCGGGGATCTCCGCCTCGTAGCAGATGGCGATGCCCACGCTGACTCCGTCGACGTCGAAGACCGCCAGCTCGTCACCCTCGGCGGTGCCCCACTCGGCCTCCGCAGGGAAGATGTGGGTCTTGGAGTGCCGGTGCTCCTGGCCGTCGGGGCCGAACAGGAAGGCGACGTTCTCGTGGCCGCGCTCGGTGGCCACCAGGTGGCTGCCGGCGAGGATCCACTGGTCGCGGCCCGCCGCCTCGGTGCGGAACAGGTCGCGGTAGGCCTCGGTGTGGTCCGCGATCCGGGTCAGCTGGTCGATCCGGTGCTGCTGCCAGTCGGGGTCGAGGGTGAACAGCGCCTCGGTGAACAGCTCGGGCAGCACGACGAGCCGGGCGTCGCCGGCACGGTCGAGCAGGGCACGGACCTGCTCGGCGAAGGCGTCGAAGGAGTCGACCGCGCGCATCTCGAACTGGGCGGCGGCGACGCGGAGGGTGCGGGTCATGGAGGTCTCCTCGGGAAAGGCAGTGGAGGACGGGTCGGTGGTGGTCATCGGGCGAGCAGGCCGCCGTCGATGACCAGCTCGCTGCCGGTCACGTAGCGGGACTCGTCGCTGGCGAGGTAGACGCAGCCCCAGGCGATGTCCTCGGGGGCACCGCCGAAGCCGAGCGGGGTCAGCCCGATGACCTCGGCGTTCTTCTGGTCGGGCTGGCGGTCGGTCAACGGAGTGGTGATCCAGCCCGGGA from Nocardioides salarius harbors:
- a CDS encoding ABC transporter substrate-binding protein, which encodes MPANARPPVPGAAVHEVVLDRHGEPASARGVSLAQGPGAWQELLELARRAGRLQGAHELSFYWRDESRRLVFATVRSAGVGGRTSLSWVEDSEPPYSLTQRELEVLTLLSGGLGNAEIAERLWASVRTVTTHVERVLGKLQVRSRAAAAVTALEESLILLPVTGGPHGFDRLLHGILSDPDATRAPASSGGLSRRGDSASAPTTRRRSVRRPILLGSAFPVTGEIAEDGEEMIRASQLAIDQVNLRGGIGGRPVELVNVDLDIKDGESIRSAFSELAGRDVDALVSGYLGDQEVAHEIAAEHGAPYLHAATLESMVRLVEHNPGRYGHIFQICPSDINYGPGFVHALTELRDSGQLPRRSRSLAIVRGRWKLGDLGIERAVAMAEAAGWELDYIADDIASAEQWAEEGRRVAARAPAAVMIGSFFTHETISFVRAFQADPAPTLLYALYAPSIPRFRVEMGPAAEGLLWATTTGTYSDQVARRFIDSYRRAWAVPPGRSHAGIAYDRVRILADAWGAADSARDFGSVSEALRQGVHRGVNGAYSFAGAGQAALAYPLATPDPSISMAHLVFQIQDNRQRIVHPAPYTESGLRLPPWWPS
- a CDS encoding ABC transporter permease — protein: MNQPTDLASPPTRVAAPSTGSRERPGPAALLQRYAMILVLAGLVVLATVLYPGFVSPENLRDLLLQNTAVGIVALGMTFVIISGGFDLSVGATYALGATVAAGVAISTGSPSLGLAAALGAGLVCGVLNGLLVARVGINPFVATLGSASVISGVAYLYSGSAPFIVSDPQFKVLARSSVAGVPTPILVLALTFVAGGVLLALTRYGRNIYAIGGNHEAGWLSGLRVNDLTASVYVLTGALAAFAGTIDASRLGVGQADVGANVALDAIAIVIVGGTSLRGGEGAVWRTVVGLLIFATLTNLFYSLNLSQNWQLIAKGTIVLLAVGLDSWSRRRS
- a CDS encoding sugar ABC transporter ATP-binding protein → MFSGAVAVQGADLTVRSGEVHALVGENGAGKSTLLGMISGRLGVDGGTVEVFGRRLRGADPRESREHGLVTVYQELTMVPGLSAEANVFLGQTRTRRGLLDRRWMRRRYLELCEELDVHVPPDATVRALSVSQQQMLEIMRGVQSDARIVVLDEPTAALAEHERETLYRVLRTLTARGTTIVFVSHNLDEVLDLSDTITVLRDGAVVRSAARSEWTRPTLIEHMVGRAVDKLADRGSHPLGAEVLHVEDVNLPGVLSDIAMTARAGEIVGLWGLVGSGRTTFLRSLAGAEPASRGVLRLRGEERSWPGRVRHSVDAGVVMVPESRKQALVLGMDGASNYWLGRPGGGRPFLDRGAERAEAGRTGEFFAFDRRRLGEPVRNLSGGNQQKVLLAKWAGHRPDVFLIDEPTRGIDIGAKAEVLTSLVRLAEEGAAVVVTSSELEEVLAIANRLLVFAHGRVVREISADDPEFTVDAVVHHGFSPGEKHEPAH
- a CDS encoding sugar ABC transporter substrate-binding protein, coding for MRIHRTPYVAALAVATCLSVAACSSGVSETAASGSGDVEIIDAPVDDPSDLKIAYFSAGSSNSYLQASIDEANTVADEIGAELDVFDGEFNAQTQYDQMQQALTSGKYNAFVVEPNDGNLVCDILTQEAPEKDVLVSVFNLPICGRATNLGEETYQPGTVTYVGGQTLDVYQAWVQDVIDSHPEGAKIGLISGPDLNANTICFFDAAQAFEDAEGFEVVAQQTTDYTTPKAFDAAQTIVQANPDIDIVMSNFSGMTRGVVEAVGGKDVEIYDFGGDEWALSQLRSGGLESSVMMLPRQETREAIEAVADYVSGEDVAAFVNLAESDSLPGTPFATPDNVDEFTAEY
- a CDS encoding polysaccharide deacetylase family protein, whose amino-acid sequence is MPLTLPPGKKIAVNIGCDFDAHSVWMGTFGKTSPSYLSRGEFGAEVGVPRVLDLFDRFGVTGTWCTPVHSMETFPEAFATIVEADQEIAAHGCYHESVPSLDEETEVRLMEQTIEGHLKHVGKRPRGYRSPAWDFTEHTLALLEKTGFEWDSSLMGRDFQPYRPRPVEVRWEEGSVRGPASPILELPVSWYLDDFPVGEYIPGVNQGLGSAEVMFQRFQDHFDFAYERETNPVLAITVHPQTIGRAHHLLGMERLLTHMAGHDGVWFASLSEIYDCWSD
- a CDS encoding carbon-nitrogen hydrolase family protein; translated protein: MTRTLRVAAAQFEMRAVDSFDAFAEQVRALLDRAGDARLVVLPELFTEALFTLDPDWQQHRIDQLTRIADHTEAYRDLFRTEAAGRDQWILAGSHLVATERGHENVAFLFGPDGQEHRHSKTHIFPAEAEWGTAEGDELAVFDVDGVSVGIAICYEAEIPEVSTTLTAMGAEVLLVPSYTFTEAGFWRVRHCAAARAIEDQVYVVHSPTVSHLESPLSPGWARASVLSPCDLVFPADGVLVEARTNVEDVVVHELDLDLLHENRRSGAATTYTDRGRRKDLYAKYDHVSL